One Thermodesulfobacteriota bacterium DNA segment encodes these proteins:
- a CDS encoding SagB/ThcOx family dehydrogenase has translation MSREVKLPKPFDRGSISIEEVLNQRRSVRDYQKAGLRLQEVAQLLWSAMGKNLHRRTAPSAGATYPLEIYLVAGEAEGLKPGLYHYSVPKHSLEEIKDQDLRKALCRASLDQRMIERAPVSLVIAADYHRTTRAYGQRGIRYVHMEVGHVGQNVSLQAVGLGMGTVMIGAFDDARVKEILGIEEDPLYIIPVGKV, from the coding sequence GTGAGCCGAGAAGTGAAGCTCCCGAAGCCTTTCGACAGAGGGTCGATCTCCATTGAGGAGGTCCTCAACCAGAGGAGATCGGTGAGGGATTATCAAAAGGCGGGTCTCCGGCTGCAGGAGGTGGCGCAGCTCCTCTGGTCTGCCATGGGAAAGAATCTCCACCGCAGGACCGCCCCCTCTGCAGGAGCGACCTATCCCCTTGAGATTTACCTGGTGGCCGGAGAAGCAGAAGGGCTCAAGCCTGGTCTCTATCACTACTCCGTCCCGAAGCATAGCCTGGAGGAGATAAAAGATCAGGATCTTAGAAAAGCCCTCTGCCGGGCCTCCCTTGATCAGAGGATGATCGAGCGAGCTCCGGTGAGCCTCGTCATCGCCGCCGATTATCATCGAACCACCCGTGCTTACGGTCAGAGGGGGATCCGTTATGTCCACATGGAGGTGGGCCATGTGGGACAGAATGTTTCTCTCCAGGCGGTCGGCCTGGGGATGGGCACGGTCATGATCGGCGCCTTTGACGATGCACGGGTCAAGGAGATCCTCGGCATCGAGGAGGACCCTCTTTACATCATCCCGGTGGGAAAGGTTTGA
- a CDS encoding M20/M25/M40 family metallo-hydrolase — translation MVPFPFHKEKVMEHLYRHVESLAVTIGERHLWKGDSLQEAANYIESALFADGYPVERQTYPCYGKTVSNLIAEKRGKEEATVVIGAHYDTVPGTPGADDNASAVAGLLELARLLRDLPSRKTLLFVAFANEEPPCFGFSNMGSMVLAKTLKEACRPVEVMVSLEMIGYFRPDPIQNYPLPIMRHFYPERADFIGVVGNFRSAKYVSLFRKGIKRHASLDVRSLTGPEFFGGINLSDNSSFWHHGFKAIMVTDTSFFRNPHYHQETDRIETLDFDKMAEVVKGLQGTLLEM, via the coding sequence ATGGTGCCTTTTCCGTTTCATAAAGAGAAGGTGATGGAGCATCTCTACCGTCATGTGGAATCGCTCGCCGTCACGATCGGCGAGCGCCATCTCTGGAAGGGAGATTCTCTCCAAGAGGCGGCCAACTATATTGAATCGGCATTGTTCGCTGACGGTTATCCGGTCGAGCGCCAGACCTACCCCTGTTATGGAAAGACGGTCTCCAACCTGATCGCCGAAAAGAGGGGGAAGGAGGAGGCCACGGTGGTCATCGGCGCCCATTACGATACGGTTCCTGGCACGCCGGGGGCAGACGACAACGCCTCAGCCGTGGCAGGCCTCCTTGAACTGGCCAGGCTCCTCCGAGACCTTCCGAGCCGAAAGACCCTCCTCTTCGTCGCCTTCGCCAATGAGGAGCCGCCCTGTTTCGGATTCTCTAACATGGGGAGCATGGTCTTGGCTAAAACCCTCAAAGAGGCCTGCCGTCCCGTCGAGGTGATGGTCTCGCTCGAGATGATCGGTTACTTCCGGCCAGACCCAATTCAAAACTACCCCCTTCCGATTATGAGACACTTCTACCCCGAAAGGGCCGATTTTATCGGGGTGGTCGGGAATTTTCGGTCAGCCAAATACGTCTCCCTCTTCAGGAAGGGGATCAAGAGACATGCCTCCCTGGACGTCAGGTCCCTGACCGGCCCCGAGTTCTTCGGAGGGATCAACCTTTCGGACAATTCCTCGTTCTGGCACCATGGGTTCAAGGCCATCATGGTGACCGATACTTCCTTCTTCAGAAACCCCCATTACCACCAGGAGACGGATCGGATCGAGACCCTCGATTTCGACAAGATGGCCGAGGTGGTCAAGGGTCTCCAAGGGACATTGTTGGAAATGTAG
- a CDS encoding MBL fold metallo-hydrolase, with protein sequence MRVRRPGKIRDGLWYLGRRESGIYLLEGQESSLLISGGMSYLVPEVLHQMRAFGIEERRIGKVLILHSHFDHIGVVPFFKRRAPEIEVLASQRAWEILSMEKAIATINEFSREVATRMGMDSLLSEYDLEWRKDITGSPLQEGDRIDLGGLEVIVFETPGHSSCCLAAYVPAFKALFPTDGGGIPFGETIVVSGNSNFTRYQESLERLRELPVEIYGADHYGYVLGEEARTFIPQTIEMAKRKRAEMEEAYRATRDIDAAARRLIASFYEEHPDYFLSPEIYFDVHRQMIRHIAAALEGKGSAP encoded by the coding sequence ATGAGGGTCCGACGTCCAGGCAAAATTCGAGACGGCCTCTGGTATCTGGGCCGAAGGGAGAGCGGAATCTACCTCCTCGAAGGGCAGGAGAGCTCTCTGCTCATCAGCGGAGGGATGAGCTACCTCGTCCCGGAAGTCCTCCACCAGATGAGAGCCTTCGGGATCGAGGAGAGACGGATCGGAAAGGTCCTGATCCTCCATTCCCACTTCGATCACATCGGGGTCGTCCCCTTCTTCAAACGAAGGGCACCCGAGATCGAGGTCCTGGCCTCTCAACGGGCCTGGGAGATCCTCTCCATGGAGAAGGCGATCGCCACCATCAACGAATTCAGCCGCGAGGTGGCGACGCGGATGGGCATGGACTCTCTCCTCTCGGAATACGACCTGGAGTGGAGAAAGGACATCACGGGAAGCCCCCTCCAAGAGGGGGATCGTATCGACCTGGGGGGCCTGGAGGTCATCGTCTTCGAAACCCCTGGCCACTCCTCCTGCTGCCTGGCGGCCTATGTACCGGCCTTCAAGGCACTGTTTCCGACGGATGGAGGGGGAATTCCCTTCGGGGAGACGATCGTTGTTTCAGGGAACTCCAACTTCACCCGATATCAGGAGAGTCTGGAACGTCTGAGGGAACTTCCGGTTGAAATATATGGCGCCGATCATTACGGGTATGTCCTCGGGGAGGAGGCCCGGACCTTCATCCCCCAGACGATCGAGATGGCGAAGAGGAAACGGGCCGAGATGGAGGAGGCCTATCGCGCTACCCGGGATATTGATGCAGCGGCCAGGAGACTGATCGCCTCTTTCTATGAAGAGCATCCCGACTACTTTCTCTCCCCCGAGATCTACTTCGATGTCCATCGTCAGATGATCCGCCATATTGCGGCCGCCCTGGAAGGAAAGGGGAGCGCACCATAG
- the rplQ gene encoding 50S ribosomal protein L17: protein MRHRVAGRKLSRHTKHRELMFRNMLVSLLQHERIRTTLAKAKELRILADKIITLAKKNTLHARRLAFARLRNETIVKKLFDEIAPKMGDRQGGYTRIYRLGWRQGDGAPLSLIELVSYAPAEEKKPSTVEKAKAMIGKVAPKKKAAQGKGAKKPEKKEKAK, encoded by the coding sequence ATGAGGCACCGCGTTGCAGGAAGGAAATTGAGCCGACACACCAAACATCGGGAGTTGATGTTCAGGAACATGCTGGTCTCGCTCCTTCAACATGAGCGGATCCGGACCACGCTGGCCAAGGCCAAGGAGCTCCGCATCCTGGCCGACAAGATCATCACCCTGGCCAAGAAGAACACCCTCCACGCCCGGAGGTTGGCCTTCGCCCGACTTCGAAACGAAACCATCGTGAAAAAACTCTTCGACGAGATCGCCCCCAAAATGGGGGATCGCCAAGGAGGATATACCCGGATCTACCGGCTGGGCTGGCGGCAGGGCGATGGGGCCCCCCTCTCCCTCATCGAACTCGTCTCCTACGCCCCGGCCGAAGAGAAGAAGCCATCGACGGTCGAAAAGGCCAAGGCGATGATCGGAAAGGTGGCCCCGAAGAAGAAAGCGGCCCAAGGGAAAGGGGCGAAGAAGCCCGAGAAAAAAGAGAAGGCGAAATGA
- a CDS encoding DNA-directed RNA polymerase subunit alpha: MVQKSWKDLIRPKRLEVEKETLTPFYGKFMAEPFERGFGITIGNSLRRILLSSLQGAAITSVKIDGVLHEFSTIPGVKEDVTEIILNLKEVRLKLHTEGPKTVRVKAEGPGVLKAGDIQTGDAVEILNPDHPIATLSRDAKLNMEMTVKMGRGYVPAERNRDENMPIGTIPMDAIFSPIKKVNYTVTNARVGQITDYDKLTLEVWTDGSLTPEEAVAHAAKILKDQLSIFISFEEEEEEESLAPEPQEEAEPLNENLFRSVDELELSVRAANCLKHANIKLIGDLVQKTEAEILATKNFGRKSLNEIKEVLAKMGLTLGMKIDNWPYKAKKEQEGTEAEAP, from the coding sequence ATGGTTCAAAAAAGCTGGAAAGACCTGATTCGACCGAAGCGATTGGAAGTGGAGAAAGAGACCCTCACCCCTTTCTATGGGAAGTTCATGGCGGAACCCTTCGAGCGAGGGTTCGGCATCACCATCGGAAATTCTCTCCGGCGGATCCTCCTCTCCTCCCTCCAAGGGGCGGCGATCACCTCGGTGAAGATAGACGGCGTCCTCCACGAATTCTCCACGATCCCCGGCGTGAAGGAGGACGTCACCGAAATCATCCTCAACCTCAAAGAAGTGAGGCTTAAACTCCACACCGAAGGGCCCAAGACGGTTCGCGTCAAAGCAGAGGGGCCCGGCGTCTTGAAAGCGGGCGACATCCAGACCGGGGATGCGGTCGAGATCCTCAACCCCGATCACCCGATCGCCACCCTCTCCCGGGATGCCAAGCTCAACATGGAGATGACGGTCAAGATGGGAAGGGGCTATGTCCCTGCGGAACGGAACCGGGACGAAAACATGCCCATCGGAACGATCCCGATGGACGCCATCTTCTCGCCCATCAAAAAGGTGAACTATACCGTGACCAATGCCAGGGTGGGGCAGATCACGGATTATGACAAATTGACCCTTGAGGTCTGGACAGACGGAAGCCTCACCCCCGAGGAGGCCGTCGCCCATGCCGCCAAGATCCTGAAGGATCAGCTCTCCATCTTCATCTCCTTTGAGGAAGAAGAGGAGGAGGAATCTTTGGCTCCAGAACCGCAGGAGGAGGCCGAGCCGCTGAATGAGAACCTTTTCCGAAGCGTGGACGAGCTCGAGCTCTCCGTCCGGGCGGCCAACTGTCTGAAACATGCCAATATCAAGCTGATCGGCGATCTCGTCCAGAAGACCGAGGCGGAGATCCTGGCCACCAAAAACTTCGGCCGAAAATCCCTCAACGAGATCAAGGAGGTCTTGGCAAAGATGGGGCTCACCCTCGGCATGAAGATCGACAACTGGCCTTACAAAGCCAAGAAGGAACAAGAGGGGACCGAGGCCGAGGCCCCCTGA
- the rpsD gene encoding 30S ribosomal protein S4 encodes MARYTASVCRLCRRENLKLFLKGERCYTEKCAFERRGYAPGQHGQSRKKATDYGAQLREKQKVKRVYGLLERQFRNTFKEADRRKGITGEILLQLLERRLDNAVYRLGFASSRNEARQLVRHNHFLVNQTKVNIPSYLLKPGDVISVREKSKHLTRIQEALEAVARRGVPSWLELEKEQMRGTVKALPSREDITLPIQEKLIVELYSK; translated from the coding sequence TTGGCCAGATATACCGCTTCGGTTTGTCGACTCTGTCGGAGGGAGAACCTGAAACTCTTTCTCAAGGGAGAGAGGTGTTATACCGAAAAATGTGCCTTTGAGCGAAGAGGTTATGCGCCCGGCCAACATGGGCAGAGTCGAAAAAAGGCTACCGACTACGGGGCCCAGTTGAGAGAGAAACAGAAGGTGAAGAGGGTCTATGGTCTTTTGGAAAGACAGTTCCGAAACACCTTCAAGGAGGCCGATCGCCGCAAAGGGATCACCGGAGAGATCCTGCTCCAGCTTCTCGAACGTCGCCTGGACAATGCCGTCTACCGGCTCGGGTTCGCCAGTTCGAGGAACGAGGCCCGCCAGCTGGTCCGACACAACCACTTCCTCGTCAACCAGACCAAGGTCAATATCCCTTCCTACCTCCTGAAGCCCGGGGACGTCATCTCCGTGCGGGAAAAAAGCAAGCATCTGACCCGCATCCAGGAGGCCCTGGAAGCCGTGGCCCGGCGAGGAGTGCCCTCTTGGTTAGAATTAGAGAAAGAGCAGATGAGAGGGACGGTGAAGGCCCTTCCTTCCCGAGAGGACATCACCCTGCCCATCCAGGAGAAGTTGATCGTCGAGCTCTACTCCAAATAA
- the rpsK gene encoding 30S ribosomal protein S11, whose product MATAPGSKKKKVKKNIQSAIAHIQATFNNTIITITDHEGRVICWSSAGTQGFKGSRKSTPFAAQMAAEDAAKKAMEHGVRTIDVYVKGPGAGRESALRSLQATGLKVHMIKDVTPIPHNGCRPPKRRRV is encoded by the coding sequence ATGGCCACTGCTCCAGGGAGCAAAAAGAAGAAGGTAAAGAAGAATATCCAGTCGGCCATCGCCCACATCCAGGCCACCTTCAACAATACCATCATCACCATCACGGACCACGAGGGGCGGGTCATCTGCTGGTCGAGCGCGGGGACCCAGGGATTCAAAGGGTCCCGCAAGAGCACTCCCTTCGCTGCCCAGATGGCCGCAGAAGATGCCGCCAAAAAGGCCATGGAGCATGGCGTCCGGACCATCGACGTTTATGTGAAAGGTCCTGGGGCGGGCAGGGAATCGGCCCTCCGCTCGCTTCAGGCCACGGGGTTGAAGGTCCATATGATCAAGGATGTGACACCGATCCCCCATAACGGATGTCGTCCGCCCAAACGGAGGCGCGTCTAA
- the rpsM gene encoding 30S ribosomal protein S13, translating into MARIAGVDLPKDKRVEIALTYIYGIGRPSANKILEKAKVNKDTKVHQLTEAEVVRIREIIDQEYKVEGDLRREVATNIKRLMDIGSYRGLRHRRSLPVRGQRTHTNARTRKGPRRAIIGKKKEKE; encoded by the coding sequence ATGGCACGAATTGCGGGTGTCGATCTTCCCAAGGACAAGCGGGTGGAGATCGCCCTCACCTACATCTATGGGATCGGAAGGCCCTCGGCCAACAAGATCCTTGAAAAGGCCAAGGTGAACAAGGATACGAAGGTCCATCAGTTGACCGAAGCCGAGGTCGTTCGGATCCGGGAGATCATCGATCAGGAATACAAGGTGGAGGGAGACCTCAGGAGAGAGGTGGCGACCAACATCAAGCGTTTGATGGACATCGGGTCCTATCGGGGGCTCCGCCATCGCCGATCCCTTCCGGTGCGGGGCCAGAGGACTCATACCAATGCCCGGACCCGGAAAGGCCCGCGCCGGGCCATCATCGGAAAGAAGAAAGAGAAGGAGTAG
- the rpmJ gene encoding 50S ribosomal protein L36 has product MKVRASVKKICDKCKIVRRKRVVRVICENPKHKQRQG; this is encoded by the coding sequence GTGAAAGTGAGAGCCTCAGTCAAAAAGATCTGCGACAAATGTAAAATCGTCCGGCGAAAACGGGTGGTCCGGGTCATCTGCGAGAATCCGAAGCACAAACAGAGACAGGGCTAA
- the infA gene encoding translation initiation factor IF-1 — translation MPKEEAIQVEGKVLETLPNAMFRVELENGHKVLAHISGKMRMHFIKILPGDKVTVELSPYDLTRGRIIYREK, via the coding sequence ATGCCGAAAGAAGAGGCCATTCAGGTTGAAGGAAAGGTTCTCGAGACGCTTCCCAACGCCATGTTCCGGGTGGAGCTGGAAAACGGGCACAAGGTGCTCGCCCATATCTCTGGAAAGATGAGAATGCACTTTATCAAGATCCTCCCCGGAGATAAAGTGACGGTCGAACTGTCTCCCTATGACCTCACCCGGGGAAGGATCATCTACCGGGAGAAATAG
- a CDS encoding adenylate kinase, which translates to MNLILLGPPGAGKGTQAQRIVGHFHIPQISTGDILRAAVREASPLGIRAKQFMDRGELVPDEVVIGIIEERLKADDCQAGFILDGFPRTLPQAEALQSLLAKLGKRIDHVLNIEVETDELVRRLTGRRTCRECGAMFHVLFHPPKKDNLCDRCGGALYQREDDREEAIRTRLETYERQTAPLIQYYRDRNLLRSIQGQGEAEHIFQQILRLLQATPG; encoded by the coding sequence ATGAATCTCATTCTGTTAGGCCCCCCTGGGGCTGGGAAAGGGACGCAGGCCCAGAGGATCGTCGGCCATTTTCACATCCCCCAGATCTCCACCGGCGACATCCTCCGGGCCGCGGTGAGGGAGGCCTCCCCTTTAGGGATTCGGGCCAAGCAGTTCATGGATCGGGGGGAGCTCGTCCCGGATGAGGTGGTCATCGGCATCATCGAGGAGCGGCTTAAGGCCGACGACTGCCAGGCCGGTTTCATCCTCGACGGTTTCCCGAGGACCCTCCCCCAGGCGGAGGCCCTCCAGTCCCTCCTGGCCAAGCTCGGAAAGAGGATCGACCATGTCCTCAACATCGAGGTCGAAACGGATGAGTTGGTGAGGCGATTGACCGGGAGGCGAACCTGCAGGGAGTGCGGGGCGATGTTTCATGTCCTCTTCCATCCCCCGAAGAAGGACAATCTCTGCGACCGATGCGGCGGTGCCCTCTATCAGAGGGAGGATGATCGGGAGGAGGCGATTCGAACCCGACTCGAGACCTATGAGCGGCAGACCGCTCCCCTCATCCAGTATTATCGAGACCGAAACCTCCTCCGGTCGATCCAAGGGCAGGGCGAGGCAGAGCACATTTTCCAACAGATCCTTCGTCTCCTCCAGGCCACGCCTGGATGA